In Acidobacteriota bacterium, a genomic segment contains:
- a CDS encoding glycosyltransferase family 4 protein — translation MPIGDFGVDLDRPQFVIGNRQSAIMKILSITAGAAGMYCGSCLRDNALAAELLKQGHDVLLVPIYTPTLTDEENVSMHRVFFGGISVYLEQHVPIFRHTPKLLDRLWDSEAALKMVARRSIAVDPRALAEMTISMLKGEDGYQRKELDKLIDWLKSEARPEVVNLPNSLLIALARPIKRELNLPIFCTLQGEDLFIDGLGEPYRSEALELIRSNVEFVDGFLAVSDFYAGAMCRDLGIPESKMHVVPLGISFDGYEKRERSASGEFVVGYFARVAPEKGLHVLCDAYRLLRQRTPERRIRLEVAGYLAPEHHDYLGGIERQMNDWGLGIEFQYRGVLDREAKLVFLKGLDALSVPATYDEPKGMSLLEAMAAGVPVVQPRRGSFTEIIERTGGGLLVDGSGAESLALGLLSLIESPSLTAELSQRAFAGVREHYGVSNMARRAIEAYASAANRARDAGITTAVELARG, via the coding sequence TTGCCGATTGGCGATTTCGGAGTTGATCTGGATCGACCCCAATTCGTAATCGGCAATCGGCAATCGGCAATCATGAAGATCCTTTCCATCACAGCGGGCGCGGCGGGTATGTACTGCGGCAGTTGTCTCCGTGACAACGCGCTTGCCGCTGAGCTGTTGAAGCAAGGACACGACGTTCTGCTTGTCCCGATCTACACACCTACACTGACCGACGAAGAAAACGTCAGCATGCATCGAGTCTTCTTTGGCGGGATCAGCGTTTATCTCGAACAACACGTTCCAATATTCAGACACACGCCGAAGCTGCTCGACCGGCTGTGGGACTCCGAGGCCGCGCTGAAGATGGTTGCCCGGCGCTCGATAGCAGTCGATCCGCGCGCTCTTGCCGAGATGACGATCTCGATGTTGAAGGGCGAAGACGGGTATCAGCGCAAGGAACTCGACAAGCTGATCGACTGGCTCAAGTCCGAAGCGCGGCCTGAAGTAGTGAACCTGCCCAACTCGCTTTTGATCGCGCTGGCCCGGCCTATAAAACGAGAGTTGAATCTTCCGATCTTTTGCACGTTGCAAGGCGAGGACCTTTTCATCGACGGTCTCGGTGAACCTTATCGCAGCGAAGCTCTGGAATTGATCCGCTCGAACGTCGAGTTTGTGGACGGCTTTCTTGCGGTGAGCGATTTCTACGCCGGGGCTATGTGCCGCGACCTCGGCATTCCCGAAAGCAAGATGCACGTCGTGCCGCTGGGAATCAGTTTCGACGGATATGAAAAGAGAGAGCGCTCGGCGTCGGGCGAGTTCGTAGTCGGCTATTTCGCCAGGGTCGCGCCTGAGAAAGGGCTGCACGTTCTCTGCGACGCATATCGGCTGCTGAGACAACGAACACCCGAGCGGCGGATCAGACTCGAAGTCGCCGGTTACCTTGCGCCGGAGCACCACGATTACCTCGGAGGGATCGAGCGTCAGATGAACGACTGGGGACTTGGTATCGAGTTTCAGTATCGAGGCGTGCTCGATCGCGAAGCGAAGCTCGTGTTTCTGAAAGGACTCGACGCGCTCTCGGTGCCAGCGACTTATGACGAGCCAAAGGGCATGTCGCTGCTCGAGGCGATGGCCGCGGGTGTGCCGGTTGTTCAGCCGCGAAGAGGTTCCTTCACGGAGATCATCGAGCGAACCGGCGGCGGACTGCTGGTAGACGGCTCCGGCGCCGAGAGTCTCGCGTTGGGGCTGCTATCGTTGATTGAAAGCCCCTCGCTGACCGCGGAATTGAGTCAAAGGGCTTTTGCGGGGGTGCGAGAGCATTATGGAGTGTCGAACATGGCGCGTCGTGCGATCGAGGCATATGCCTCGGCGGCGAATCGCGCGCGAGACGCCGGTATCACGACGGCCGTCGAGCTTGCGCGCGGATGA
- a CDS encoding aldehyde dehydrogenase family protein, whose protein sequence is MAVLNIPIFRWGQPYTSLDTEDVVHFISGETLARVSQANTGLLARDMRLAERARQVLTEIPVSDLIAIMKKAADLYLNGTLPMGDGAQTPDDFARQQSASTGLPEHMSKANMSKNHFVLSNMDKILDALTRGLDLNILTRGYGIESRGVMVSYQAQAPVLGLVLPSNSPGVHTLWLPVIPMQIGLLLKPGPQEPWTPYRMAAAFTEAGVPKEAIAIYPGGGEMGAEVVRRSNRTMIFGGTPTVERYRGDTRVQVHGPGFTKILLGDDVVDDWEKYLDVMVDSVFLNSGRGCINCSGVWASRHTKEIAEALAERIGPVEPKPPEDPQASLAAFTVPGAAKAIWKSIESGLHEAGVEHVTAKFGSRLVEKERCGYLRPVVIHCDAPDRTLANTEFMFPFVSVVRCPQDEMLKRIGSTLVGSAITYDEKFQSQLVNATHIDRLNLGPVPTIQLDWLQPHEGNIVEFLFRPRAFQSRLEKVAV, encoded by the coding sequence ATGGCAGTCCTAAATATTCCAATCTTTAGATGGGGGCAGCCCTACACCAGTCTCGACACCGAAGACGTTGTCCATTTCATCAGCGGCGAAACTCTGGCGCGCGTCAGTCAGGCTAACACGGGATTGCTCGCCCGCGACATGCGACTTGCAGAGCGAGCCCGGCAGGTTCTCACCGAGATTCCAGTCTCGGACCTGATCGCCATTATGAAAAAGGCTGCGGATCTCTATCTCAACGGAACGCTTCCGATGGGCGACGGCGCGCAAACACCTGATGATTTCGCTCGCCAGCAGTCGGCGAGCACCGGCCTGCCTGAGCATATGTCCAAGGCCAACATGAGTAAGAATCACTTCGTGCTGTCGAATATGGACAAGATTCTGGACGCGCTCACGCGAGGATTGGATCTGAATATCCTGACTCGCGGCTATGGAATCGAGTCTCGTGGAGTGATGGTGAGCTATCAGGCGCAAGCGCCCGTGTTGGGGCTGGTGCTGCCGTCGAATTCGCCGGGCGTGCACACTCTCTGGCTGCCGGTGATACCGATGCAGATCGGGCTGCTGCTCAAGCCCGGCCCTCAAGAACCGTGGACTCCGTACCGAATGGCCGCAGCTTTTACCGAAGCAGGCGTGCCCAAAGAAGCGATTGCGATCTATCCGGGCGGCGGCGAGATGGGCGCGGAAGTCGTCAGGCGATCCAACCGCACGATGATATTCGGCGGCACGCCGACGGTTGAACGCTACCGCGGCGACACTCGCGTTCAAGTGCATGGACCGGGGTTCACGAAGATCCTGCTGGGCGACGACGTGGTGGACGACTGGGAGAAATACCTGGACGTGATGGTTGACAGTGTGTTTCTCAATAGCGGCCGCGGCTGCATCAACTGCTCGGGAGTTTGGGCCTCGCGTCACACGAAGGAAATCGCAGAGGCTCTCGCCGAACGAATAGGCCCGGTCGAGCCCAAGCCGCCCGAAGACCCCCAAGCGAGCCTCGCCGCGTTCACCGTTCCTGGCGCCGCGAAAGCGATCTGGAAGAGCATCGAGTCGGGCTTGCACGAGGCGGGCGTCGAACATGTGACGGCGAAGTTTGGCTCGCGGCTAGTCGAGAAGGAGCGCTGCGGATATCTGAGACCGGTGGTTATCCATTGCGACGCCCCGGATAGGACGCTGGCCAACACCGAGTTCATGTTCCCCTTTGTGAGCGTGGTCAGGTGTCCGCAAGACGAGATGCTCAAGCGGATCGGATCGACGCTGGTGGGCAGCGCGATCACTTATGATGAGAAGTTTCAAAGCCAACTGGTAAATGCGACTCACATTGACAGGTTGAACCTTGGTCCGGTGCCGACGATTCAACTCGATTGGCTCCAGCCGCACGAAGGAAACATCGTTGAGTTCCTCTTCCGCCCTCGGGCGTTTCAGTCAAGGCTTGAGAAGGTGGCGGTTTAA
- a CDS encoding helix-turn-helix domain-containing protein, with product MAKAKRDIGREILQGLREIKRGQHGRVVNIPSVATIREKTGLSQERFAALLGVSIRTLQDWEQGRRAPSGAARTLLLIAERNPKVLLDVA from the coding sequence ATGGCTAAGGCCAAGCGAGACATCGGTCGCGAGATACTGCAAGGACTTCGAGAGATCAAACGCGGTCAGCACGGACGCGTCGTCAACATTCCCAGCGTCGCCACCATTCGGGAGAAGACCGGCCTTTCTCAGGAGCGCTTCGCTGCGTTGCTTGGCGTGTCCATCCGAACTTTGCAGGACTGGGAGCAGGGCCGCCGTGCGCCTTCGGGTGCGGCTCGCACATTGCTGCTCATTGCTGAACGAAACCCAAAGGTGCTGCTCGATGTCGCGTGA
- a CDS encoding transcriptional regulator has product MFSFIETKLFTRLVQEYLTDDEYSELQLFLASNPESGPVIPGAGGVRKLRWQAPGRGKRGGYRVIYYVKRADGVIWMLTMYPKNVIESIPAHALRKIREEIENG; this is encoded by the coding sequence GTGTTCAGCTTCATTGAAACGAAGCTCTTCACTCGGCTCGTCCAGGAGTATCTGACCGACGACGAGTACAGCGAGCTTCAATTGTTTCTCGCGTCGAACCCGGAAAGCGGTCCGGTGATTCCGGGCGCGGGCGGAGTGAGGAAGCTCAGATGGCAAGCTCCGGGTCGGGGCAAGCGTGGTGGGTATCGAGTCATCTACTACGTGAAGCGGGCTGACGGCGTGATCTGGATGCTGACCATGTATCCGAAGAACGTAATCGAAAGCATTCCGGCGCACGCGTTACGAAAGATTCGGGAGGAGATTGAAAATGGCTAA